From the Burkholderia ubonensis subsp. mesacidophila genome, the window CGGCCGGTGCGCGACATCATTTCCTCGCGGCGCGCCGGCTCCTTGTCGATCAGCACCTTCTCGATCTGCTCGACGCCGCGCAGCTTCAGGAGCCGCTCGGCCTGGACGCAATACGGGCACACCTGGGTGCTGTACATGACCACTTTGTTCACTTCGCCACTCCTTGTTTGACGACCGGCATCCCGGCCTGCTGCCAGGCGGCGACGCCGCCTTCGAGCACGTGCACCTCGGCATAGCCCGCCGCCTCGACCGCGCGCGCCGCCTTCTGCGACTGCTGGCCGTTCTGGCACACGAGCAGCACCGGGGTGCTCTTGTTCTTCGCGACCTGCGCGATCTTCGCGCCGATCTCGCCGGCCTCGACCTGGCGCGCCGACGGCAGGTGGCCGGCGGCGAACTCGGACGCCGGACGCACGTCGATCACGACCGCGTTGCGACGATTGATGAGCTGGGTCGCCTCGGCGGCCGACAGGCCGCCGCGGCCGCGTCGCAGCGCGGGAAACGCAAGCAGGCCGCCGGATACCAGCAGGATCGCGATCAGGGCCAGGTTCGTGTAATCGGTAAAGAAACTCACGGAATTCCGCCGGAAAGAGAGAAATCGGAAAAGGACAATCCGGCCATTATAAAATAACCGTCTTGCGCGATGGCGGGCCCGTCCCGGGCGCCGTGCGGCGCGCACCGCTTCCTTCACTACCGACCGCAAGCATCTATGTACAAGCTCGTCCTCATCCGCCACGGCGAATCGACGTGGAACAAGGAAAACCGCTTCACCGGCTGGGTCGACGTCGACCTGACCGAGCAAGGCTGCAACGAGGCCTACCAGGCCGGCGAACTGCTCAAGGAAGCCGGCTACACGTTCGACATCGCGTACACGTCCGTGCTCAAGCGCGCGATCCGCACGCTGTGGCACGTGCAGGACCGCATGGACCTGATGTACCTGCCCGTCGTGCATTCGTGGCGCCTCAACGAGCGCCATTACGGCGCGCTGTCGGGCCTGAACAAGGCGGAAACGGCCGCGAAGTTCGGCGACGAGCAGGTGCTCGTCTGGCGCCGCAGCTACGACACGCCGCCGCCCGCGCTGGAGCCGACCGACGAGCGCGCGCCGTTCGCCGACCCGCGCTACGCACGGGTGCCGCGCGAGCAGCTGCCACTCACGGAATGCCTGAAGGACACGGTCGCGCGCGTGCTGCCGCTGTGGAACGAGTCGATCGCGCCGGCCATCAAGGGCGGCAAGCAGGTGCTGATCGCCGCGCACGGCAACTCGCTGCGCGCGCTGATCAAGTATCTCGACGGCATCTCGGACAGCGACATCGTCGGCCTGAACATCCCGAACGGCGTGCCGCTCGTCTATGAACTCGACGAGAACCTGAAGCCGGTCAAGAGCTACTACCTGGGCGACCAGGACGCGATCGCGAAGGCGCAGGCCGCCGTCGCGAAGCAGGGCAAGGCGGGCTGATCCCGCCCCGCCGTGCCGGCCCCGCGCCGGCGCGGCGGGCGTCCGCCCGGACCCGCGAACCTCTTCGCCCGGGCGCGGTCGAACCGGTTTCGGTCCATTCCACTGCCCCGCCGGACGAACAGTTATACTAGTCCGCTCAATCCCCGCTACCGCCACGCGCTTCCCGACCGCACCAGATCTCTATGCGTATGAAATTGAAGAACATCGGCCTGATTGCCGCGGGCCTTGCCACGGGCGTGTTCGCCACGCTGCAAATCTCCGCGTCGGCCGAGCAGACCGTCACGGCGCCGCTTCCGCTCGACCAGCTTCGCCTGTTCGCCGAGGTGTTCGGCCAGATCAAGCGCGAGTACGTCGAGCCGGTCGACGACAAGAAGCTGCTGACGGCGGCGATCAAGGGCATGGTGTCGAGCCTCGACCCGCACTCGTCGTTCCTCGACAAGACCGACTACGAAGAGCTGCAGGAGCAGACGAAGGGCCGCTTCGCGGGTCTCGGCATCGAGATCTCGCAGGAAGACGGCCTCGTCAAGGTGATCTCCCCGATCGAGGACACCCCGGCGTTTCGCGCCGGCATCCGTCCGGGCGACCTGATCACCCGCATCAACGACAAGCCGGTGCGCGGCATGACGCTCGACAAGGCGGTCAAGCAGATGCGCGGCGAGCCGGGCACCAAGGTCACGCTGACGATCTTCCGCAAGAGCGATGACCGCACGTTCCCGATCACGGTCACGCGCGCGGTGATCCGCGTGCAGAGCGTGAAGCTGAAGATGCTCGACCCGGGCTACGCGTACATCCGCATCACGAGCTTCCAGGAACGCACGACGCCCGATCTCGCGGCGAAGCTGCAGGACATCGCGCGCCAGCAGCCGAACGTGAAGGGCCTGATCCTCGATCTGCGCAACAACGGCGGCGGCCTGCTGCAGAGCGCGGTCGGCGTCGCGGGCGCGTTCCTGCCGCCGGATTCCGTCGTCGTGTCGACCAACGGCCAGATCCCCGATTCGAAGCAGGTCTACCGCGACACCTACGACAATTACCGCCTGCCGTCGTTCGACGGCGATCCGCTGAAGGGCCTGTCGCCGGTCTTCAAGACCGTGCCGATCATCGTGCTGACGAATGCGTATTCGGCCTCCGCGTCGGAAATCGTCGCGGGCGCGCTGCAGGATTCGAAGCGCGCGACCATCATGGGCAAGACGACGTTCGGCAAGGGCTCGGTGCAGACGGTCCGTCCGATGACGGCCGACACCGCGCTGCGCCTGACGACCGCCTACTACTACACGCCGAGCGGCCGTTCGATCCAGAACAAGGGCATCACGCCGGACGTGCCGGTCGACCAGTACGCGGACGGCGATCCGGACGACGTGCTCGTGACGCGCGAGGTCGACTACACGAACCACCTCGCGAACACGCAGGATCCGAACGAGAAGAAGGAGCAGGAAGAACGCGAGCAGCGCCGGATGGACCAGCTCCGCATTCTCGAGGAGCAGAACGACAAGAAGACGCCGGAGCAGCGCCAGAAGGACCGCGATCGCAAGCCGATCGAGTTCGGCAGCACGGAAGACTTCATGATGCAGCAGGCGCTCGCGAAGCTCGAAGGCAAGCCGGTGCAGGCCTCGAAGTCGCTGCTCGCCGAGAGCACGCAGGCCCCGGCCGGCAAGTCGGCCGCGAAGCCGGCGCCGAAGGCGTCCGCCGCCAAGCCGGCGTCCGCGCCGAAGCCCGCGTCGGCGCCGCAATAAGCGCCGGGCGGCACCCGACGGGCCATCGCGGCAACCCCGCGATGGCCCGTTTTGTTTGGGTGCGCCGCCGCGCACAGATCGATGCCGCCCCGACCGGCACAGCACGTTCGGCCGCCCGCCACCCGTGCGGGCAGGCTCTAGAATAAGCAGGTCCGCCCCGCGCCCCGCCCTCCGCTCATGAACGACGATCAACTTCTCCGCTACTCCCGCCACATCCTCGTCGACGAAATCGGCATCGAGGCGCAGCAGCGCTTTCTCGACGCGCACGCGATCGTCGTCGGCGCGGGCGGGCTCGGCTCGCCCGCGGCGATGTACCTCGCGGCGTCCGGCGTCGGCACGATCACGCTCGTCGACGCGGACACGGTCGATCTCACGAACCTGCAGCGGCAGATCCTGCACGCGACCGCATCGGTCGGCCGCCGGAAGGTGGAATCGGGGCGCGACACGCTCGCGCAGCTCAACCCCGACGTGACCGTGCACGCGGTCGCCGAGCGCGTCGACGGCGCGTGGCTCGACGCGCACGTGCCGCAGGCGAGCGTCGTGCTCGACTGCACCGACAACTTCGCGACCCGCCACGCGATCAACCGCGCGTGCGTCGCGCACCGCGTGCCGCTCGTGTCGGGCGCGGCGCTGCGCTTCGACGGCCAGATCAGCACGTTCGACTTCCGGCGCGCGGATGCGCCCTGCTACGCGTGCGTGTTTCCGGAGGACCAGCCGTTCGAGGAAGTCGCGTGCGCGACGATGGGCGTGTTCGCGCCGACGGTCGGGATCATCGGCGCGATGCAGGCCGCCGAGGCGCTGCGCGTGATCGGCGGCATCGGCGCGACGCTGAACGGCCGGCTGATGATGCTCGATGCGCTGCGGATGGAATGGACGACGATGAAGATCGCGCGCCAGGCGGACTGCCCGGTGTGCGGCGGGCGGCACTGACGCGCGGCCCACGCCCCGCGTGCGGGAACGTGGGCGCACACAGGCTCTAGGCCGCGTCCGCGTGCGGCTCGGCGGTCGACAGGCGCTGCAGCGCCGACTGCACTTCCTCGGGCTCGAACGCCGCGAGCACGTCGGCCGTCGGCTTTTCGAGCGCCTTCAGGTGCGCGCGCAGGATCTCCTGCTTGACGACGAGCAGCTGGCTCGTTTGCATCGAGAACTCGGTGAGGCCCATGCCGAGCAGCAGGCGCGTGAGCGCCGGATCGCCCGCCATCTCCCCGCACACCGACACCGGCACCCCGGCGCGCTTCGCTTCGCGCAGCGTGTACGCGATCAGGTGCAGCACCGCCGGATGCAGAGGATCGTACAGATGCGCGACCGCGTTGTCCGCGCGATCGATCGCGAGCGTGTACTGGATCAGGTCGTTGGTGCCGATCGACAGGAAATCGACACGCTTCAGGAACAGCGGCAACGCGATCGCCGCCGCCGGAATCTCGATCATCGCGCCGATCTGCACGTTCGGATCGTAGGCAAGCCCCGCGTCGTCGAGCTGGCGCTTCGCCTCGCGGATCAGGTCGAGCGTCTGGTCGATCTCCTGCGCGTGC encodes:
- the gpmA gene encoding 2,3-diphosphoglycerate-dependent phosphoglycerate mutase, with translation MYKLVLIRHGESTWNKENRFTGWVDVDLTEQGCNEAYQAGELLKEAGYTFDIAYTSVLKRAIRTLWHVQDRMDLMYLPVVHSWRLNERHYGALSGLNKAETAAKFGDEQVLVWRRSYDTPPPALEPTDERAPFADPRYARVPREQLPLTECLKDTVARVLPLWNESIAPAIKGGKQVLIAAHGNSLRALIKYLDGISDSDIVGLNIPNGVPLVYELDENLKPVKSYYLGDQDAIAKAQAAVAKQGKAG
- the grxC gene encoding glutaredoxin 3, producing MNKVVMYSTQVCPYCVQAERLLKLRGVEQIEKVLIDKEPARREEMMSRTGRRTVPQIYIGDTHVGGYDDLSKLDRAGGLLPLLQAA
- a CDS encoding HesA/MoeB/ThiF family protein, whose translation is MNDDQLLRYSRHILVDEIGIEAQQRFLDAHAIVVGAGGLGSPAAMYLAASGVGTITLVDADTVDLTNLQRQILHATASVGRRKVESGRDTLAQLNPDVTVHAVAERVDGAWLDAHVPQASVVLDCTDNFATRHAINRACVAHRVPLVSGAALRFDGQISTFDFRRADAPCYACVFPEDQPFEEVACATMGVFAPTVGIIGAMQAAEALRVIGGIGATLNGRLMMLDALRMEWTTMKIARQADCPVCGGRH
- a CDS encoding rhodanese-like domain-containing protein, coding for MSFFTDYTNLALIAILLVSGGLLAFPALRRGRGGLSAAEATQLINRRNAVVIDVRPASEFAAGHLPSARQVEAGEIGAKIAQVAKNKSTPVLLVCQNGQQSQKAARAVEAAGYAEVHVLEGGVAAWQQAGMPVVKQGVAK
- a CDS encoding S41 family peptidase; amino-acid sequence: MRMKLKNIGLIAAGLATGVFATLQISASAEQTVTAPLPLDQLRLFAEVFGQIKREYVEPVDDKKLLTAAIKGMVSSLDPHSSFLDKTDYEELQEQTKGRFAGLGIEISQEDGLVKVISPIEDTPAFRAGIRPGDLITRINDKPVRGMTLDKAVKQMRGEPGTKVTLTIFRKSDDRTFPITVTRAVIRVQSVKLKMLDPGYAYIRITSFQERTTPDLAAKLQDIARQQPNVKGLILDLRNNGGGLLQSAVGVAGAFLPPDSVVVSTNGQIPDSKQVYRDTYDNYRLPSFDGDPLKGLSPVFKTVPIIVLTNAYSASASEIVAGALQDSKRATIMGKTTFGKGSVQTVRPMTADTALRLTTAYYYTPSGRSIQNKGITPDVPVDQYADGDPDDVLVTREVDYTNHLANTQDPNEKKEQEEREQRRMDQLRILEEQNDKKTPEQRQKDRDRKPIEFGSTEDFMMQQALAKLEGKPVQASKSLLAESTQAPAGKSAAKPAPKASAAKPASAPKPASAPQ